One region of Wyeomyia smithii strain HCP4-BCI-WySm-NY-G18 chromosome 3, ASM2978416v1, whole genome shotgun sequence genomic DNA includes:
- the LOC129727554 gene encoding epsilon-sarcoglycan isoform X3 — MDGKSIFLLLAISTMQSNGAIYLTDDVYVSELFSLRVEPRMFNWTFQGLTEQFQYRPSLEGYPDLPAWVQYMYSHEYHSGFLYGTPPERTADSEVPIEIIALNKQTYETKRIVLILTVHRKPPPRNVIQMKIDNLNWVHMMDPGRIENLKNIFRNDLWQESRADLHIIFMDSAIKLGARLPLKPQQREGVVVHLGSKADFSARLLELQEEVKPLYKITSCNYKRTSVQTTFENSGFKLDWCAFKLRAADDDITAMPHHPHESFKPVKGSELKTLYRSDKWDAPMKSEVPERNYSDEFAVSFAIPGMIFVLLLSILTVILCFQHEKLQEYRPVQAVQMVQYSQSQSGLEDNRTGTLKSLKDASHEEGLSLRSASPDSYYPDGSPGIGNFYLRPKPPLYKPSSGSTNSTMQRKTGPGVDI; from the exons ATGGATGGTAAATCGATTTTCCTGCTACTGGCGATTTCCACAATGCAAAGTAATGGGGCCATCTATCTCACGGATGATGTATACGTCTCTGAGCTGTTTTCGCTACGGGTGGAACCGCGAATGTTCAACTGGACTTTTCAAGGATTGACGGAACAGTTCCAGTATCGACCATCGTTGGAAGGCTACCCAGATTTACCGGCTTGGGTGCAGTATATGTATAGCCACGAATATCATTCGGGTTTTTTGTACGGTACACCACCAGAGCGAACTGCGGACAGCGAGGTACCGATAGAAATTATTGCTCTCAACAAACAGACTTACGAGACCAAAAGGATCGTTTTGATTTTGACTGTACACCGCAAACCACCCCCGCGTAATGTGATTCAAATGAAGATCGATAATCTCAACTGGGTTCATATGATGGACCCAGGACGGATTGAGAATCTGAAGAACATATTCCGCAACGATTTGTGGCAGGAGAGTCGAGCTGATTTGCATATCATATTCATGGATTCGGCTATTAAGCTGGGAGCTAGGCTTCCGTTGAAACCTCAACAGCGGGAGGGAGTGGTTGTTCATTTGGGAAGTAAGGCTGATTTTTCTGCTCGGCTACTGGAACTGCAGGAAGAGGTGAAACCACTGTACAAGATCACTTCGTGCAACTATAAGCGCACATCGGTGCAGACCACTTTCGAGAATTCCGGGTTCAAACTGGACTGGTGTGCTTTTAAGCTG CGCGCAGCCGACGACGATATAACTGCAATGCCCCATCACCCGCACGAGAGCTTCAAACCGGTCAAGGGCTCAGAGCTTAAAACCCTGTATCGCTCCGACAAATGGGATGCACCTATGAAATCGGAAGTTCCCGAGCGGAACTACAGTGATGAGTTTGCGGTTTCATTCGCCATTCCGGGAATGATTTTCGTTCTATTGCTGTCCATTCTGACGGTGATACTTTGCTTCCAGCACGAGAAACT GCAGGAGTACCGCCCGGTTCAGGCAGTTCAGATGGTGCAGTATTCGCAGTCGCAAAGTGGCTTGGAGGATAACCGAACGGGCACACTGAAGAGTCTTAAGGATGCTTCGCACGAAGAAGGATTAAGTCTACGTTCTGCAAG TCCGGATAGCTATTACCCAGATGGAAGTCCAGGAATTGGGAATTTTTATCTCCGGCCTAAACCACCACTCTACAAGCCTTCTTCAGGTTCGACTAATTCTACCATGCAACGGAAGACCGGTCCTGGGGTAGATATTTGA
- the LOC129727553 gene encoding uncharacterized protein LOC129727553 isoform X1 — MVFPTSSSFRGVIAPGTGGRWAVGTLILVHLIAYNESGGPGTMIGAGIAAAFAIFSGICKSSVKAIQIYYIRTTHRTDFFCLFLAKWMDILALFSACAVLVRTLSSSLDAMTGGLVRMYILGRNSPANEPWPDVIGVAVIFLISAMFMLGLENTKIFSLLMVSGVAVMATVIGVVTALRGNFQQFTTEPILPKGIVGLFSGAALSSFSYSNDLLSGNYCKRLMGFGVISLVLLSNELIGACLVALIRFSADRDYEAVPMLAILENKDFHKAIPATACLLVLTCSGALLELFPEMYNHIVHLTTSEWKILAKQIGYENKDSGSPILAVFTGGSLCAMLAFACPLENLIYILAASNVLATFCRAFYLMYVPFRPQYLEQQNETSLAYSRLSTTPKPASSQSANNNNNIKSKQSVWFFRKPSSVSLAHHVLPKKHANSDDHSQEEQEREWLLLGEPPSPKAPNSPPNVESTVLSDQISDIECIALAKPENGGESDEDSSTDIDAIVDEYRQKVKVSTAGPFDNNTLRLPTALSWKFTVLFIAVMVCGSILTSIGLMMGETNTLIAGVNLVFIPSAILMLFPRYDQVTSTSPAILTCTVTMFGSIVLFAASFAMSWPALLLWFLAGLFLFIRCDTWCCLCLERPSSSQTLIASVSGTRTTIRVPRPPKGSIVPCRIVGHS, encoded by the exons GGTCTTCCCGACATCTAGCTCATTCCGGGGGGTCATTGCTCCCGGAACGGGAGGCCGATGGGCTGTCGGGACACTCATTCTGGTGCACCTAATCGCATACAATGAATCTGGTGGACCAGGAACTATGATTGGTGCAGGCATAGCTGCTGCTTTTGCTATTTTTTCCG gcATATGCAAATCGAGCGTGAAGGCAATTCAAATTTACTACATTCGAACTACACATCGAACGGACTTCTTCTGCCTTTTTCTGGCCAAATGGATGGACATTCTGGCACTGTTTTCCGCCTGTGCCGTTCTGGTGCGAACACTGAGTTCGTCGTTAGACGCAATGACAGGTGGACTGGTGAGGATGTACATTCTAG GCAGGAACTCTCCCGCCAACGAACCATGGCCGGATGTGATAGGAGTAGCCGTCATCTTCCTCATTAGTGCGATGTTTATGCTAGGACTAGAGAACACAAAAATATTTAGCCTCTTAATGGTGTCCGGCGTGGCAGTTATGGCAACTGTAATCGGTGTCGTTACTGCTCTGAGGGGAAATTTTCAGCAGTTTACGACTGAGCCAATTCTACCCAAAGGAATTGTTGGG CTCTTTTCCGGTGCTGCACTATCTAGCTTCAGCTATTCCAACGATCTGTTAAGCGGCAATTACTGCAAACGACTTATGGGGTTTGGTGTTATCAGTTTAGTACTCCTATCGAATGAACTAATCGGTGCGTGTTTAGTAGCACTGATTAGATTTAG TGCGGACCGCGACTACGAAGCGGTACCCATGCTTGCGATCCTGGAAAACAAGGACTTCCACAAGGCCATCCCGGCGACGGCGTGTCTACTGGTGCTGACCTGCTCGGGTGCACTGCTCGAACTGTTTCCGGAAATGTACAATCATATTGTCCATTTGACCACATCCGAATGGAAGATACTAGCCAAGCAAATCGGGTACGAGAACAAGGACAGCGGCAGTCCAATATTGGCAGTTTTCACCGGTGGCAGCCTGTGCGCGATGCTGGCGTTTGCCTGTCCGTTGGAAAATTTGATCTACATTCTGGCGGCGTCTAATGTGCTGGCAACGTTTTGTAGAGCTTTCTATCTGATGTATGTTCCCTTCCGGCCGCAATATTTGGAGCAGCAAA ATGAAACCTCACTGGCCTACAGCCGTCTAAGTACAACTCCCAAACCTGCCTCTTCACAGTCGGccaacaataataacaacatcAAGTCCAAACAATCGGTGTGGTTCTTCCGCAAGCCTTCGTCAGTTTCGCTTGCCCATCACGTGCTCCCGAAAAAGCATGCCAACAGCGATGATCACTCTCAGGAAGAACAGGAACGGGAATGGCTCCTGCTGGGTGAGCCACCTTCCCCGAAAGCCCCGAACAGTCCGCCGAACGTGGAATCTACCGTTCTCTCCGACCAGATTTCCGACATCGAGTGCATCGCTCTGGCTAAACCGGAAAATGGCGGCGAAAGCGACGAAGATAGCTCAACCGACATCGACGCGATTGTTGACGAATATAGGCAGAAGGTTAAAGTTTCGACTGCCGGCCCGTTCGATAACAATACGTTGCGACTTCCGACGGCTCTGAGCTGGAAATTTACCGTGTTGTTCATAGCCGTGATGGTGTGCGGAAGTATACTAACCTCAATCGGATTGATGATGGGGGAAACTAATACCCTAATCGCTGGCGTAAACT TGGTGTTTATCCCGTCCGCCATTTTAATGCTGTTTCCTAGATACGACCAAGTGACTTCAACTTCGCCTGCCATTTTGACCTGCACGGTTACAATGTTTGGCTCGATAGTGCTGTTTGCCGCCTCATTTGCCATGTCGTGGCCTGCCTTGTTGTTGTGGTTTTTGGCAG GTCTATTCTTGTTCATCCGATGCGACACTTGGTGCTGCCTGTGTCTGGAGCGTCCATCTTCCAGTCAGACGCTTATTGCTAGTGTTTCCGGTACTCGCACCACTATCCGGGTACCTCGACCACCAAAAGGATCGATTGTACCCTGTCGGATTGTCGGCCACAGCTGA
- the LOC129727553 gene encoding uncharacterized protein LOC129727553 isoform X2 has product MVFPTSSSFRGVIAPGTGGRWAVGTLILVHLIAYNESGGPGTMIGAGIAAAFAIFSGICKSSVKAIQIYYIRTTHRTDFFCLFLAKWMDILALFSACAVLVRTLSSSLDAMTGGLVRMYILGRNSPANEPWPDVIGVAVIFLISAMFMLGLENTKIFSLLMVSGVAVMATVIGVVTALRGNFQQFTTEPILPKGIVGLFSGAALSSFSYSNDLLSGNYCKRLMGFGVISLVLLSNELIGACLVALIRFSADRDYEAVPMLAILENKDFHKAIPATACLLVLTCSGALLELFPEMYNHIVHLTTSEWKILAKQIGYENKDSGSPILAVFTGGSLCAMLAFACPLENLIYILAASNVLATFCRAFYLMYVPFRPQYLEQQNETSLAYSRLSTTPKPASSQSANNNNNIKSKQSVWFFRKPSSVSLAHHVLPKKHANSDDHSQEEQEREWLLLGEPPSPKAPNSPPNVESTVLSDQISDIECIALAKPENGGESDEDSSTDIDAIVDEYRQKVKVSTAGPFDNNTLRLPTALSWKFTVLFIAVMVCGSILTSIGLMMGETNTLIAGVNLVFIPSAILMLFPRYDQVTSTSPAILTCTVTMFGSIVLFAASFAMSWPALLLWFLAGLFLFIRCDTWCCLCLERPSSSQTLIASVSGTRTTIRVPRPPKGSIVPCRIVGHS; this is encoded by the exons AT GGTCTTCCCGACATCTAGCTCATTCCGGGGGGTCATTGCTCCCGGAACGGGAGGCCGATGGGCTGTCGGGACACTCATTCTGGTGCACCTAATCGCATACAATGAATCTGGTGGACCAGGAACTATGATTGGTGCAGGCATAGCTGCTGCTTTTGCTATTTTTTCCG gcATATGCAAATCGAGCGTGAAGGCAATTCAAATTTACTACATTCGAACTACACATCGAACGGACTTCTTCTGCCTTTTTCTGGCCAAATGGATGGACATTCTGGCACTGTTTTCCGCCTGTGCCGTTCTGGTGCGAACACTGAGTTCGTCGTTAGACGCAATGACAGGTGGACTGGTGAGGATGTACATTCTAG GCAGGAACTCTCCCGCCAACGAACCATGGCCGGATGTGATAGGAGTAGCCGTCATCTTCCTCATTAGTGCGATGTTTATGCTAGGACTAGAGAACACAAAAATATTTAGCCTCTTAATGGTGTCCGGCGTGGCAGTTATGGCAACTGTAATCGGTGTCGTTACTGCTCTGAGGGGAAATTTTCAGCAGTTTACGACTGAGCCAATTCTACCCAAAGGAATTGTTGGG CTCTTTTCCGGTGCTGCACTATCTAGCTTCAGCTATTCCAACGATCTGTTAAGCGGCAATTACTGCAAACGACTTATGGGGTTTGGTGTTATCAGTTTAGTACTCCTATCGAATGAACTAATCGGTGCGTGTTTAGTAGCACTGATTAGATTTAG TGCGGACCGCGACTACGAAGCGGTACCCATGCTTGCGATCCTGGAAAACAAGGACTTCCACAAGGCCATCCCGGCGACGGCGTGTCTACTGGTGCTGACCTGCTCGGGTGCACTGCTCGAACTGTTTCCGGAAATGTACAATCATATTGTCCATTTGACCACATCCGAATGGAAGATACTAGCCAAGCAAATCGGGTACGAGAACAAGGACAGCGGCAGTCCAATATTGGCAGTTTTCACCGGTGGCAGCCTGTGCGCGATGCTGGCGTTTGCCTGTCCGTTGGAAAATTTGATCTACATTCTGGCGGCGTCTAATGTGCTGGCAACGTTTTGTAGAGCTTTCTATCTGATGTATGTTCCCTTCCGGCCGCAATATTTGGAGCAGCAAA ATGAAACCTCACTGGCCTACAGCCGTCTAAGTACAACTCCCAAACCTGCCTCTTCACAGTCGGccaacaataataacaacatcAAGTCCAAACAATCGGTGTGGTTCTTCCGCAAGCCTTCGTCAGTTTCGCTTGCCCATCACGTGCTCCCGAAAAAGCATGCCAACAGCGATGATCACTCTCAGGAAGAACAGGAACGGGAATGGCTCCTGCTGGGTGAGCCACCTTCCCCGAAAGCCCCGAACAGTCCGCCGAACGTGGAATCTACCGTTCTCTCCGACCAGATTTCCGACATCGAGTGCATCGCTCTGGCTAAACCGGAAAATGGCGGCGAAAGCGACGAAGATAGCTCAACCGACATCGACGCGATTGTTGACGAATATAGGCAGAAGGTTAAAGTTTCGACTGCCGGCCCGTTCGATAACAATACGTTGCGACTTCCGACGGCTCTGAGCTGGAAATTTACCGTGTTGTTCATAGCCGTGATGGTGTGCGGAAGTATACTAACCTCAATCGGATTGATGATGGGGGAAACTAATACCCTAATCGCTGGCGTAAACT TGGTGTTTATCCCGTCCGCCATTTTAATGCTGTTTCCTAGATACGACCAAGTGACTTCAACTTCGCCTGCCATTTTGACCTGCACGGTTACAATGTTTGGCTCGATAGTGCTGTTTGCCGCCTCATTTGCCATGTCGTGGCCTGCCTTGTTGTTGTGGTTTTTGGCAG GTCTATTCTTGTTCATCCGATGCGACACTTGGTGCTGCCTGTGTCTGGAGCGTCCATCTTCCAGTCAGACGCTTATTGCTAGTGTTTCCGGTACTCGCACCACTATCCGGGTACCTCGACCACCAAAAGGATCGATTGTACCCTGTCGGATTGTCGGCCACAGCTGA
- the LOC129727554 gene encoding epsilon-sarcoglycan isoform X1 — protein sequence MDGKSIFLLLAISTMQSNGAIYLTDDVYVSELFSLRVEPRMFNWTFQGLTEQFQYRPSLEGYPDLPAWVQYMYSHEYHSGFLYGTPPERTADSEVPIEIIALNKQTYETKRIVLILTVHRKPPPRNVIQMKIDNLNWVHMMDPGRIENLKNIFRNDLWQESRADLHIIFMDSAIKLGARLPLKPQQREGVVVHLGSKADFSARLLELQEEVKPLYKITSCNYKRTSVQTTFENSGFKLDWCAFKLRAADDDITAMPHHPHESFKPVKGSELKTLYRSDKWDAPMKSEVPERNYSDEFAVSFAIPGMIFVLLLSILTVILCFQHEKLRDDDSEYYFDFLFNICTDFFRLKKSYRQEYRPVQAVQMVQYSQSQSGLEDNRTGTLKSLKDASHEEGLSLRSASPDSYYPDGSPGIGNFYLRPKPPLYKPSSGSTNSTMQRKTGPGVDI from the exons ATGGATGGTAAATCGATTTTCCTGCTACTGGCGATTTCCACAATGCAAAGTAATGGGGCCATCTATCTCACGGATGATGTATACGTCTCTGAGCTGTTTTCGCTACGGGTGGAACCGCGAATGTTCAACTGGACTTTTCAAGGATTGACGGAACAGTTCCAGTATCGACCATCGTTGGAAGGCTACCCAGATTTACCGGCTTGGGTGCAGTATATGTATAGCCACGAATATCATTCGGGTTTTTTGTACGGTACACCACCAGAGCGAACTGCGGACAGCGAGGTACCGATAGAAATTATTGCTCTCAACAAACAGACTTACGAGACCAAAAGGATCGTTTTGATTTTGACTGTACACCGCAAACCACCCCCGCGTAATGTGATTCAAATGAAGATCGATAATCTCAACTGGGTTCATATGATGGACCCAGGACGGATTGAGAATCTGAAGAACATATTCCGCAACGATTTGTGGCAGGAGAGTCGAGCTGATTTGCATATCATATTCATGGATTCGGCTATTAAGCTGGGAGCTAGGCTTCCGTTGAAACCTCAACAGCGGGAGGGAGTGGTTGTTCATTTGGGAAGTAAGGCTGATTTTTCTGCTCGGCTACTGGAACTGCAGGAAGAGGTGAAACCACTGTACAAGATCACTTCGTGCAACTATAAGCGCACATCGGTGCAGACCACTTTCGAGAATTCCGGGTTCAAACTGGACTGGTGTGCTTTTAAGCTG CGCGCAGCCGACGACGATATAACTGCAATGCCCCATCACCCGCACGAGAGCTTCAAACCGGTCAAGGGCTCAGAGCTTAAAACCCTGTATCGCTCCGACAAATGGGATGCACCTATGAAATCGGAAGTTCCCGAGCGGAACTACAGTGATGAGTTTGCGGTTTCATTCGCCATTCCGGGAATGATTTTCGTTCTATTGCTGTCCATTCTGACGGTGATACTTTGCTTCCAGCACGAGAAACT GCGGGATGACGATTCTGAATATTATTTCGATTTTCTGTTTAACATTTGTACAGATTTCTTCAG GTTGAAAAAATCTTACAGGCAGGAGTACCGCCCGGTTCAGGCAGTTCAGATGGTGCAGTATTCGCAGTCGCAAAGTGGCTTGGAGGATAACCGAACGGGCACACTGAAGAGTCTTAAGGATGCTTCGCACGAAGAAGGATTAAGTCTACGTTCTGCAAG TCCGGATAGCTATTACCCAGATGGAAGTCCAGGAATTGGGAATTTTTATCTCCGGCCTAAACCACCACTCTACAAGCCTTCTTCAGGTTCGACTAATTCTACCATGCAACGGAAGACCGGTCCTGGGGTAGATATTTGA
- the LOC129727554 gene encoding epsilon-sarcoglycan isoform X2 — translation MDGKSIFLLLAISTMQSNGAIYLTDDVYVSELFSLRVEPRMFNWTFQGLTEQFQYRPSLEGYPDLPAWVQYMYSHEYHSGFLYGTPPERTADSEVPIEIIALNKQTYETKRIVLILTVHRKPPPRNVIQMKIDNLNWVHMMDPGRIENLKNIFRNDLWQESRADLHIIFMDSAIKLGARLPLKPQQREGVVVHLGSKADFSARLLELQEEVKPLYKITSCNYKRTSVQTTFENSGFKLDWCAFKLRAADDDITAMPHHPHESFKPVKGSELKTLYRSDKWDAPMKSEVPERNYSDEFAVSFAIPGMIFVLLLSILTVILCFQHEKLRDDDSEYYFDFLFNICTDFFRQEYRPVQAVQMVQYSQSQSGLEDNRTGTLKSLKDASHEEGLSLRSASPDSYYPDGSPGIGNFYLRPKPPLYKPSSGSTNSTMQRKTGPGVDI, via the exons ATGGATGGTAAATCGATTTTCCTGCTACTGGCGATTTCCACAATGCAAAGTAATGGGGCCATCTATCTCACGGATGATGTATACGTCTCTGAGCTGTTTTCGCTACGGGTGGAACCGCGAATGTTCAACTGGACTTTTCAAGGATTGACGGAACAGTTCCAGTATCGACCATCGTTGGAAGGCTACCCAGATTTACCGGCTTGGGTGCAGTATATGTATAGCCACGAATATCATTCGGGTTTTTTGTACGGTACACCACCAGAGCGAACTGCGGACAGCGAGGTACCGATAGAAATTATTGCTCTCAACAAACAGACTTACGAGACCAAAAGGATCGTTTTGATTTTGACTGTACACCGCAAACCACCCCCGCGTAATGTGATTCAAATGAAGATCGATAATCTCAACTGGGTTCATATGATGGACCCAGGACGGATTGAGAATCTGAAGAACATATTCCGCAACGATTTGTGGCAGGAGAGTCGAGCTGATTTGCATATCATATTCATGGATTCGGCTATTAAGCTGGGAGCTAGGCTTCCGTTGAAACCTCAACAGCGGGAGGGAGTGGTTGTTCATTTGGGAAGTAAGGCTGATTTTTCTGCTCGGCTACTGGAACTGCAGGAAGAGGTGAAACCACTGTACAAGATCACTTCGTGCAACTATAAGCGCACATCGGTGCAGACCACTTTCGAGAATTCCGGGTTCAAACTGGACTGGTGTGCTTTTAAGCTG CGCGCAGCCGACGACGATATAACTGCAATGCCCCATCACCCGCACGAGAGCTTCAAACCGGTCAAGGGCTCAGAGCTTAAAACCCTGTATCGCTCCGACAAATGGGATGCACCTATGAAATCGGAAGTTCCCGAGCGGAACTACAGTGATGAGTTTGCGGTTTCATTCGCCATTCCGGGAATGATTTTCGTTCTATTGCTGTCCATTCTGACGGTGATACTTTGCTTCCAGCACGAGAAACT GCGGGATGACGATTCTGAATATTATTTCGATTTTCTGTTTAACATTTGTACAGATTTCTTCAG GCAGGAGTACCGCCCGGTTCAGGCAGTTCAGATGGTGCAGTATTCGCAGTCGCAAAGTGGCTTGGAGGATAACCGAACGGGCACACTGAAGAGTCTTAAGGATGCTTCGCACGAAGAAGGATTAAGTCTACGTTCTGCAAG TCCGGATAGCTATTACCCAGATGGAAGTCCAGGAATTGGGAATTTTTATCTCCGGCCTAAACCACCACTCTACAAGCCTTCTTCAGGTTCGACTAATTCTACCATGCAACGGAAGACCGGTCCTGGGGTAGATATTTGA